The sequence TTTAAAATGAAAAATGCTGGCGGCAAGCGCTGCATCTGCATTCGCTTCCTGAAACACGGCAGCAAAATCTTCCTTACACCCAGCTCCTCCGGAAGCGATAATTGGGACTGGTAAAGAAACGGATAATTGTTGGGTTATATCGAGCGCAAAACCTTTTTTAGTGCCATCATTGTTCATTGAAGTCAGCAGAATTTCTCCTGCCCCTCTATCAACAGCTTCTTTAGCCCAGTCAAAACACAAAGTATTGGTTTTTACCTTACCCCCATTCAGGTAAACATACCAGTTACCATCTGATTCTTGCTTGGTGTCAATTGCTAATACAACACACTGACTACCAAATGCCAAAGCCAGCTCATTTATTAACGCAGGGTTTTTATATGCTGCTGTATTCACAGATATTTTATCAGCTCCATTTTTTAGTAAGACCTGAACGTCTTCTACGGAATTAATTCCCCCGCCAACTGTAAAAGGTATATTGATCTCATGGGCAATTTTGTTCACCAGCTCACTTAAGGTTTTTCTTTTTTCATTGGTTGCTGTGATATCTAAAAAAACAAGCTCATCGGCTCCTTCCTTTGCATAGATGGACGCCAATTCAACAGGATCTCCTGCATCACGTATCTGTTCAAAATTGATGCCTTTTACTGTTCTGCCGTCTTTGATATCAAGACAGGGTATGATTCTTTTTGTTAACACAATTCTTCTATTTTTATTCTGCCTTCATAAATAGCTTTCCCTACAATTACCCCTTTACAACCAATTCCTTTTAATGCAATAATGTCCTCCATAGAACTCACTCCTCCGCTGGCAATAAAGTGCAAACTGGGGAATTGCCTGATAATATGGGTATACAGTTCAATAGAGGGCCCTTCCAGTCTGCCGTCCTTACTGATATCTGTACAGAAAATCTGCTTAATTCCTTTCTGAATATATTTCTCTATAAACTGAATGATCGTCTCATCAGACAATTCCAGCCATCCACCAATGGCAATGAATTCCCCTTTTACATCAGCTCCTAGCAAAAATTTTTCTGCACCATAATGCTGTATCCAGGAGCTAAACAAATCCGAATTTTTAACTGCCAAACTACCAATAGTAGCCAAACTTGCACCTGATTCATACACCAGTTTCAGATCGGATTCGGATTTAATACCTCCA is a genomic window of Sediminibacterium sp. TEGAF015 containing:
- the hisF gene encoding imidazole glycerol phosphate synthase subunit HisF; the encoded protein is MLTKRIIPCLDIKDGRTVKGINFEQIRDAGDPVELASIYAKEGADELVFLDITATNEKRKTLSELVNKIAHEINIPFTVGGGINSVEDVQVLLKNGADKISVNTAAYKNPALINELALAFGSQCVVLAIDTKQESDGNWYVYLNGGKVKTNTLCFDWAKEAVDRGAGEILLTSMNNDGTKKGFALDITQQLSVSLPVPIIASGGAGCKEDFAAVFQEANADAALAASIFHFKELTVPDLKKYLSEQLIPVRL
- the hisA gene encoding 1-(5-phosphoribosyl)-5-[(5-phosphoribosylamino)methylideneamino]imidazole-4-carboxamide isomerase, coding for MEIIPAIDIIDGKCVRLTEGDYAQKTIYNENPLEVAKAFADAGIKRLHLVDLDGAKAGKVTNWKVLESIANNTSLVIDFGGGIKSESDLKLVYESGASLATIGSLAVKNSDLFSSWIQHYGAEKFLLGADVKGEFIAIGGWLELSDETIIQFIEKYIQKGIKQIFCTDISKDGRLEGPSIELYTHIIRQFPSLHFIASGGVSSMEDIIALKGIGCKGVIVGKAIYEGRIKIEELC